In Vibrio alginolyticus NBRC 15630 = ATCC 17749, the sequence CCGGTTGTTGGTAGCGGAAAGCGTAATCTTCAATTTCCCATTTCAGCTGACCGATGCCTAATCGGTTTGCTAGCGGCGCATAGATGTTGGCACACTCTTTTGCCGCCGCACGTCGAACTTCATCTGGCGCTTTTTTAACTTCAATAAGATTACAAATTCGTTCCGCGAGCTTGATAACTACGCAGCGGAAGTCATCCACCATGGCAAGCAGCATACGGCGTACGTTATCTACCTGAGATGACGCTGCACTGCCTTCCATGTTGACGTTGAGTTGGCCAATAGCAGCCATTTCTTCAACGCCGTCGATTAATTTTATGATTTCTTTGCTGTATTTCTCTTCCAGAATTTCTCTGTTAAAAGCACCACTTGAAACCAAAGGAAACAGTTGAGCAGCCACTAAAGTGGCTTGATCCATAGACAAGGTGATCAAAATTTCGATCATTTCTCGTCCACGCCACAACAACAGCTCCGCTTGCTCGTTATCAGCTAATACCGTCTGGCAATCTCGATATACTTCGATTAAGCGTGAGGCTGTGTTTTTCTCTTGTCCTAGGCTAGCCACCCAGTTTTCGAGTTCAAACTGTTCATCTTGGTTTAAATGCGCGCTTCTTACCGCAACCATCTCATCATCCTAATTATTATATTCGTGTGGTTTGACTAACACCGTCCAGGTTAGTTCTTTTTACCGCGCGTACACGCTGGCTTTATGACCACCCACCACAAATAAGGGGTCAAAGTCCTAAAGTTAGGACTTTTCAAACAATGCCATCGATTCTAGATGACTGGTATGAGGGAACATGTCCAGCATACCTAATTTCGTTAATTTATAGCCTTGCTCTATCAAGCTTTGACTATCCCTAGCAAGGGTAGCAGGATTACAAGAAACATAAACTACACGCTGTGCGCCAAGCTCAGAAACTTGATCGATGATCCCACTCGCTCCCGCGCGTGCCGGGTCTAATAATACTTTATCAAACCGCTCTGCGGCCCAGGCTTGGCCTTCAAAATCTTGCTCAAGGTTAGCGTGATAAAATTGCGCGTTATTGATTTGGTTCAAAGATGCATTGTTTGTGGCTTTTTCTACCATCTCTGCAACACCCTCTACTCCAACCACGTACTTAGCTAATTTCGCAACTGGTAAACTAAAGTTGCCTAAACCACAGAACAAATCTAACACTCGGTCACTCTTTTGTGGGTCTAACCACTCAACCGCTTGTTTGACCATTTGTTGGTTTACACCTTGGTTTACTTGAATAAAGTTATTTGGTGCAAAAGGGATTTTCACTCCAACTTCTTGATAAAAAGGCATATCGCCTTCGATAAGGTCTAATTGTTCTGTCGATGGCATTAAGTAAAACGATGCGCCATGACGTTTTGCCAACTCCGTTAGAGATTGAGTTTCACTCGTTGTCAGAGCGCTCAAGTGGCGCAGCGTAATACACGGCCCATTATCACCAAGTACCAGCTCTACATGACCCAATTGTTCCGGCTTTTTGAACGCTTTTAGGGCTGAGTAAATCTCTGGCAGCAAAACATTCAGTTCCGGTGCCAGCACTGGGCAATCGGTCACTTGCGCAATTTGCTTACTCTGCTTTTTACGGAAACCAAAATGTAGCTGACGTGTTTTTTTATCAACAAACAAGCTCACTCTCGCACGGCGACGGTAGGCCTGCGAATATCCCAATAACGGGGCATCTAGTTCAATATCACTGCCTGAAAATTTTCGCATTAGCTGACGCAACGTTTGCTGTTTGTACGTCAATTGTTGGTCATAATCTAAATGCTGCAAATCACAGCCACCGCACTCATGATAATGTGGGCAAAATGGCTCCACACGAGCTTCACTCGGCTTAAGGATTTTAATCAACTTACCGCGAGCGTATTTGCTCTTTTCTTCCACCAATTGAGTGATCACCTCCTCACCCGGCAGTGCTCCATCAATAAACAATGGCTTCTTTTTGAGGTAAGCAATGCCTGCGCCGTGGTGATCTAAACGCTCTACTTGCACTGCTTGGTGCCGAGTATTGAGTTGGGTTTTCTTTTTCGGTTGAAAGATGCGTGCCATGCTCTATGCCTGATTTATGTGTAATTGCTCTTCGGCTTCACTATTCTTGATTGCAGCCGTTGTGTGATTCGAGTGACTTGATTATGCTTACCGTTTATTCGGTGACGTCACTTCTTTGCTCAAGGCTTTATCGTGCGCTTGAGAAATAATGCGTTATTTTCCCATATCCAGACTCCGATGTAATTAGATAACATGACCAGATATGGCTTACGAGCACGTGTAATTACACTAACTCTCGCTCCCACTCTCATTATTGGTTTATTACTGAGCGGCTTTTTCTCATTTAACCGCTACCAAGACCTTGAGAAACAAGTTATCACCACTGGTAACAGCATTATTGAGCCGCTGGCGATTGCCAGTGAAACTCATCTACTATCAGAAAGCCGAGAGGCGGTACGTCGCTTGATAAGCTACGCGCACCGCAAAAACTCCAAACTGGTTCGTAGTATCGCGGTATTTGATGAACATCATGAGCTCTTTGTGACCTCTAACTTTCATCCTAATTTTGAAGCCTTGATGTTTCCCAAAGATAAACCGATCCCGCAACTGGGTAATTCGGAAATCTACGAAAACTCACTGATATTGCGTGTCCCCATTTTGTCAGAAGGTCACTACTTAGCGGAGTTGTCGAACGAAAGCCAAGGCACAAAAGCGATTGGTTACATCGCCGTCGAGTTAGATCTCTCCTCCTTGAGGCTGCAACAGTATCAAGAAGTCTTCTCTGCTTTTTTAGTTCTGGTTCTCGGTCTTGGCTTAGCAAGTGTGTTTGCTTCACGTCTAATGCACGATGTGACCCAACCTATCACCCACATGAAGAATGTCGTTGACCGCATTCGCCGTGGTCATCTGGATGTGCGTATCGAAGGCAAAATGCACGGTGAGTTAGACCAGCTAAAAAATGGCATCAACGCCATGGCGGTATCGTTATCAGAATATCACGTGGAGATGCAGCACAGTATAGACCAAGCCACGTCCGACTTACGTGAAACGCTTGAGCAGCTAGAAATTCAGAACGTTGAGTTGGATATCGCGAAGAAACGCGCGCAAGAAGCGGCCAGGGTTAAGTCAGAGTTCTTGGCGAACATGTCGCACGAGCTGCGTACTCCGCTCAATGGGGTGATTGGCTTTACTCGTCAAATGCTTAAAACGCAGCTTTCTAACAGCCAAACGGATTACCTACAGACGATTGAGAAATCGGCGAACAACCTGCTGAATATCATCAATGACATTCTCGACTTCTCGAAACTTGAAGCGGGTAAGCTGGCACTCGAAAACATTCCTTTTGATTTCCGAGAAAGTTTAGAAGAGGTAATTAACCTACAAGCCACAAGTGCACATGAGAAAGGGTTAGAAATCACCCTAAAAGTGGACCCTAAAATTCCACCAGGTTTAGTTGGGGATCCACTACGTATCCAGCAAATTTTGACGAACTTAGTCGGTAACTCAATCAAGTTTACCGAGCGAGGCAACATTGATGTTAGCGTAGAAATGCGCTCTCAATCAGGAGACTCCGTCGAACTGCAATTCATGGTGCGTGATACCGGTATTGGTATCTCTGAGCGTCAGCAAGCGCAGTTGTTCCAAGCCTTTAGCCAAGCAGATGCAAGTATTTCACGTCGTTACGGCGGTACTGGTCTTGGTCTGGTTATCACTCAGAAACTGGTGAGCCAGATGGGCGGCGAAATCAGTTTAACCAGCCGTCTACACCAAGGTTCAACCTTCTGGTTTACGGTGCGCTTGCACTCAACCGAGATGCCAATGAGCGAACTGATTGAAGTGGAACTTCTGACTGGGAAGCAGTTACTGCTGATTGAACCAAACATGCAAGCCGCATCCGTAACCCAACAGATTCTAAGTCAGGAGGGTATTTTAGTAACCTACCGCTCTTCGCTACCAAACAACGAAGAACAATATGATTATGTACTGTTGAATTTAGCGGCCAACCAGACTCACGATGCGGAAGTTATTACACCTTGGATAGAACAAGCGAAACGCATGGCTCCGAGTGTTCTCCTAGGGACACCGAGTACCGAATTGGCGCTTGCGGACCAAATAATGACAGAGCATCACGTCCAGTGCCTGACGAAACCATTGTCTCGCCGTAAGTTGCTACAAAGCCTGATTAGCGAACATGTAGAATCGCCACCGGTATTAAGCGCTCCAATTACGCCAAGCGAAGGGGACCGTTTACCTCTCACTGTACTAGCAGTGGATGACAACCCTGCAAACTTGAAGCTGATCTCTGCACTGCTCCGCGAACGAGTAGAAACCGTCACCGCCTGTAGCAATGGCCAGCAAGCGGTGAACCTGGCGACAGAGAAAAAGTACGATTTAATCTTCATGGATATTCAAATGCCACAAATGGATGGGGTGACCGCTTGTAAGCACATTAAAGAGTTGGAGCTAAATAAAGACACGCCAGTGATTGCGGTAACGGCACATGCCATGGAAGGGGAACGAGACCGCTTGCTCTCGGCAGGAATGGATGACTACTTGACCAAACCTATTGAAGAGCATGTGCTACAACAGGTTTTGGTTCACTGGAACCCAAATGCTTGTACAGAGAGCATTGGCAAAGTCGCCCCTTCATACGTTGATGAACCTGAAGGAAGCGCACCACAATCCGTTTCTTCGCCTCAGCAGGATGTGATTATTGATTGGCAAGCAGCCTTGAAACAGAGCGCGAATAAAGAGGATCTCGCTAAAGACATGCTACGCATGTTGATTGAGTTCATCCCTGAAGTAGAAGCAGTCGTTGACCAAGCTCTGGAGCAAGAAGATATCTCTCGTGATGACCTAATTCATGTCATCCATAAGCTGCACGGCAGTAGTTCATATTGTGGCGTTCCAAGACTGAAGTCACTCTGTGCGACGCTTGAGCAAGCACTGCGCTCAGGGATCAGTCTTGAGGAGGTTGAGCCTGAAATGTTCGAGCTGCAAGATGAAATGATTAAAGTAACAACAACCGCAAAGTTATACCTTGAACAGTGATCTATTGAAGAGAAACAAAAGCCAGAGCAAATGCTCTGGCTTTTTAGTATTTTGTTTAAGACTTACAAGCTAGGATTCAAAAATGACCGTCGCCACAGCGTAATGACGCTCATCGGAAATGGACAGGTGAATGTGGTTAACACCCATCGCATCCGCTATTTGCTTGGCTGTGCCCGTCAATGCGAGTACTGGTTTTCCAAGCTCATCGTTCGAGATGGAAAAGTCGTGAAACGTGACCCCTTTTGCGATCCCTGTCCCCAATGCTTTTGAGGCAGCTTCTTTAACAGCAAAGCGCTTAGCAAGATAACGACCTTGCAGCTTAAGCTGTGAGAATTTGGCCATTTCTTCTTCTGAAAGAATCCGCTGAGCAAAAGGTTCACCACTACGAGCTAACGCTTTTTCAATACGCTCAATTTCTGCAATGTCGGTCCCTAACCCTATAATCGCCATCTAGATAGCCCTATGACTGGCGAGCCTCAATCATCAATGCTTTCATGTCAGCAACCGCTTTATTTAAACCATCAAATACCGCGCGACCAATGATTGAGTGACCAATGTTGAGTTCGTAAATTTCTGGTAATGCAGCAATTGGTGCGACATTGTGATAAGTCAGGCCATGCCCGGCATTAACAATAATACCTAGATCATGTGCATAACTAGCACCAGCGGCAATCTTCTTC encodes:
- the rlmD gene encoding 23S rRNA (uracil(1939)-C(5))-methyltransferase RlmD — protein: MARIFQPKKKTQLNTRHQAVQVERLDHHGAGIAYLKKKPLFIDGALPGEEVITQLVEEKSKYARGKLIKILKPSEARVEPFCPHYHECGGCDLQHLDYDQQLTYKQQTLRQLMRKFSGSDIELDAPLLGYSQAYRRRARVSLFVDKKTRQLHFGFRKKQSKQIAQVTDCPVLAPELNVLLPEIYSALKAFKKPEQLGHVELVLGDNGPCITLRHLSALTTSETQSLTELAKRHGASFYLMPSTEQLDLIEGDMPFYQEVGVKIPFAPNNFIQVNQGVNQQMVKQAVEWLDPQKSDRVLDLFCGLGNFSLPVAKLAKYVVGVEGVAEMVEKATNNASLNQINNAQFYHANLEQDFEGQAWAAERFDKVLLDPARAGASGIIDQVSELGAQRVVYVSCNPATLARDSQSLIEQGYKLTKLGMLDMFPHTSHLESMALFEKS
- the barA gene encoding two-component sensor histidine kinase BarA, with product MTRYGLRARVITLTLAPTLIIGLLLSGFFSFNRYQDLEKQVITTGNSIIEPLAIASETHLLSESREAVRRLISYAHRKNSKLVRSIAVFDEHHELFVTSNFHPNFEALMFPKDKPIPQLGNSEIYENSLILRVPILSEGHYLAELSNESQGTKAIGYIAVELDLSSLRLQQYQEVFSAFLVLVLGLGLASVFASRLMHDVTQPITHMKNVVDRIRRGHLDVRIEGKMHGELDQLKNGINAMAVSLSEYHVEMQHSIDQATSDLRETLEQLEIQNVELDIAKKRAQEAARVKSEFLANMSHELRTPLNGVIGFTRQMLKTQLSNSQTDYLQTIEKSANNLLNIINDILDFSKLEAGKLALENIPFDFRESLEEVINLQATSAHEKGLEITLKVDPKIPPGLVGDPLRIQQILTNLVGNSIKFTERGNIDVSVEMRSQSGDSVELQFMVRDTGIGISERQQAQLFQAFSQADASISRRYGGTGLGLVITQKLVSQMGGEISLTSRLHQGSTFWFTVRLHSTEMPMSELIEVELLTGKQLLLIEPNMQAASVTQQILSQEGILVTYRSSLPNNEEQYDYVLLNLAANQTHDAEVITPWIEQAKRMAPSVLLGTPSTELALADQIMTEHHVQCLTKPLSRRKLLQSLISEHVESPPVLSAPITPSEGDRLPLTVLAVDDNPANLKLISALLRERVETVTACSNGQQAVNLATEKKYDLIFMDIQMPQMDGVTACKHIKELELNKDTPVIAVTAHAMEGERDRLLSAGMDDYLTKPIEEHVLQQVLVHWNPNACTESIGKVAPSYVDEPEGSAPQSVSSPQQDVIIDWQAALKQSANKEDLAKDMLRMLIEFIPEVEAVVDQALEQEDISRDDLIHVIHKLHGSSSYCGVPRLKSLCATLEQALRSGISLEEVEPEMFELQDEMIKVTTTAKLYLEQ
- the acpS gene encoding holo-ACP synthase yields the protein MAIIGLGTDIAEIERIEKALARSGEPFAQRILSEEEMAKFSQLKLQGRYLAKRFAVKEAASKALGTGIAKGVTFHDFSISNDELGKPVLALTGTAKQIADAMGVNHIHLSISDERHYAVATVIFES